A genomic segment from Oncorhynchus clarkii lewisi isolate Uvic-CL-2024 chromosome 12, UVic_Ocla_1.0, whole genome shotgun sequence encodes:
- the LOC139422705 gene encoding alanine--glyoxylate aminotransferase 2, mitochondrial → MHKFFSRFNGPCLDRVKYSYNAFTGLAKFHRPSGALFKKSTVKHPPPDLPEMPPCSFNPEEYKDMSKERMMEIRRQNCNPMTMKVTYYKKPVYIHQGHMQWLWDVDGRRYLDLFAGVATVSVGHCHPKVTSAAEKQLRKLWHTTNIYVYSPLHEYTEKLAATLPDPLKVIYLTNSGSEANDLAMLMARLHTGNFDVITLRGSYHGGSPHTMGLTSNAAYKYPVASGLGCHNTMCPDVFAGPWGGSNCRDSPIQTIRDCSCPQGSCTANDKYIGQLNEVFATSVPSRIAAFFAEPIMGVGGAVQYPKNFLKDTYKLVRERGGVCIADEVQTGFGRTGSHFWGFQGHDVIPDMVTMAKGIANGFPMGAVVTTPEVAASFAKGVHFNTFGGNPVACAIASSVLDTMEEDGTQQISHNVGTYLLTELAKMRDKYEIIGDVRGKGLQIGVEMVKDKASRKPLPPAAMSEIFEDTKDMGVLIGKGGVYGQTFRIKPPMCITRDDADFFLAVFNQALHNYMEDHH, encoded by the exons ATGCATAAGTTTTTCTCCCGATTCAATGGCCCATGTTTGGATCGGGTAAAATACTCCTACAATGCCTTTACTGGCTTGGCCAAATTCCATCGGCCTAGTG GTGCATTATTTAAAAAGTCTACAGTGAAACACCCACCCCCTGACCTCCCTGAGATGCCCCCATGTAGCTTTAATCCAGAAGAATACAAG GACATGTCCAAAGAGCGTATGATGGAGATTCGGAGGCAGAACTGCAACCCAATGACCATGAAAGTGACCTACTACAAGAAGCCAGTGTACATTCACCAGGGACACATGCAGTGGCTGTGGGACGTGGACGGGAGGCGCTACCTGGACCTGTTCGCTGGCGTTGCCACTGTCAGCGTGGGGCACTGCCACCC AAAGGTGACGTCGGCGGCAGAGAAGCAGCTGAGAAAGCTGTGGCACACGACTAACATCTACGTGTATTCCCCTCTGCATGAGTACACCGAGAAGCTAGCTGCCACCCTGCCAGACCCGCTGAAG GTTATCTACCTGACAAACAGTGGCTCTGAGGCCAACGACCTGGCTATGCTCATGGCTAGGCTACACACAGGAAACTTTGACGTCATCACACTGAG GGGGTCCTACCATGGTGGCAGTCCACATACTATGGGTCTCACCTCCAATGCAGCCTATAAGTATCCTGTTGCCTCTGGGTTAGGCTGCCACAAT acCATGTGTCCTGATGTATTTGCTGGCCCATGGGGAGGAAGCAACTGTAGAGACTCCCCAATCCAGACCATTAGGGACTGTAGCTGTCCTCAAG GATCGTGTACCGCGAATGACAAATACATTGGGCAGCTGAACGAGGTCTTTGCCACCAGCGTTCCCAGTCGTATCGCTGCGTTCTTCGCTGAACCTATTATG GGAGTTGGAGGAGCTGTCCAATACCCCAAGAACTTCCTCAAGGACACCTACAAACttgtgagggagagaggtggggtctGCATTGCAGATGAG GTCCAGACAGGGTTTGGCCGCACAGGAAGTCACTTCTGGGGGTTCCAAGGTCATGATGTCATACCAGACATGGTCACCATGGCAAAGGGCATCGCTAATGGATTTCCTATGGGAGCGGTTGTCACGACACCTG AGGTGGCCGCTTCATTTGCCAAGGGAGTTCACTTCAACACGTTCGGTGGTAATCCTGTGGCATGTGCCATCGCCTCATCTGTTCTGGAT ACCATGGAGGAGGACGGCACGCAGCAGATCAGCCACAACGTGGGGACTTATCTGCTGACCGAGCTGGCCAAGATGAGGGACAAGTATGAGATCATTGGGGATGTCCGAGGGAAGGGACTGCAGATTGGAGTGGAGATGGTGAAAGATAAG gCGAGCCGCAAACCTCTCCCACCAGCAGCCATGAGCGAGATTTTCGAAGACACCAAAGACATGGGTGTTCTGATTGGGAAGGGAGGAGTGTATGGACAG ACGTTCCGGATCAAGCCCCCTATGTGTATCACCAGGGACGATGCAGACTTCTTCTTGGCTGTGTTTAACCAGGCTTTGCACAACTACATGGAAGATCATCATTAG